A section of the Rattus norvegicus strain BN/NHsdMcwi chromosome 15, GRCr8, whole genome shotgun sequence genome encodes:
- the LOC134482167 gene encoding uncharacterized protein LOC134482167 translates to MGSRGGMFSRILSLFRRDNHIHAGTRPRQREASLPSRWRRRRMERSLRRSKFDQKASSQPSTTPVEEERMKHLENIKIALQKMQKERDELRSILADYPGKNLNDRNNFESEMLTMQHQEVMTDMKKMSEQVNRALVKCTHLTLENDWYCRSFCPLLTELFELKNNAQRARHENRELLWEQIALEESIKETTRFCGEASMKIHVTSSLRSEHCSRSFPRAQSRITALRDRTVHQEH, encoded by the exons atgggttcccgaggaggcatgttctccaggatcctcagtctctttcggagggacaatcatatccatgcaggcaccagaccaaggcagagggaggctaGCCTTCCATCACGTTGGAGAAGAAGACGAATGGAAAGGTCCTTGAGGAGGTcaa agTTTGATCAGAAGGCATCGTCCCAACCCTCCACGACACCTGttgaagaggagagaatgaagcaTTTGGAGAACATCAAAATTGCTCTCCAGAagatgcagaaggagagagatgaactcaggagTATCCTGGCCGATTACCcgggaaagaatttaaatgacag GAACAACTTTGAGTCTGAGATGCTCACGATGCAGCACCAGGAAGTGATGaccgacatgaagaaaatgagcgagCAGGTCAATAGAGCTTTGGTCAAATGTACACACCTcacactggaaaatgactggtactg ccgaagcttctgccccctcctaactgagttgtttgagctgaagaacaatgcccagagagcacggcatgagaacagggagcttctatgggaacagattgcactggaagagtctattaaggaaacaacaaggttctgtggggaagccagtatgaaaatccatgtaacaagcagcctcag gtctgaacactgcagcagaagctttcccagggcacagagcaggattacagctctcagagacaggactgtccaccaggagcactga